GATTGCTCGGCGTTCCCTTCCTATCTATTTCGAAGCGGCTATTCTGCCACCCATCCTGCTGCTTACGGTTAAAGGTGGTGGTAAGCTGCAGCTTCCCCTTCGAGACTCCCACCGTATTACTTTGCAGCCACTCCCCGTACGAGCCAATCCGGGTTACGTTGCTGGCCACAAACGGGCTGCTGCTCCTTTTGGTAATAATATTTACCACCCCAGCAATGGCATCCGAACCGTACAACGACGACGATGCCCCCTTTACAATCTCCACCCGCTCTATTGTTGCTGGATCGATCCTACTTAGATCATTTTGGCTGCCCACATCGCCATACAATCGCCTACCGTTAAGCAGCACCAGAATATACTCGTTGCCAAGTCCGTTGAGGCGCATAAAGGTTCCCATTGCATTGGAGCTGAAGGTGAAGGAGGAGCTTAGTCCAGCCAACAAGCTCTCCACGCTTCCAGCTCCAAAGCTATCAAGCGCCTTTTGAGAAAACACCTCGGTTTGTACGGGGGCGCTCTTAAGGTAGTGCGGCGTTCCCGTTCCGGTGATAACCACCTCGGTAAGCTCGCTTACGCTGGTTTTAAGCTCGATATTCACAAAGGGGAACATCTTTTCGCCTGTAATGGAGTACATCTGAGAGGTATAGCCCGTGTACGAGATGGAAAGAAGATGCTTGCCGTTAGGAATGTTGGGCAGGATAAACTCCCCCCTATCGTTGGTGACAACACCCCTAGATAGGCTATCTACCAAAATAGAAGCCCCCCGTAATGGCTGATGGGTATCCTTATCGGTAACCCTACCCTTAACCACACCATTCTGTGCAAACAGGACATGGCTAGCACCTAAAAGTAGGATTACAAGAAACACGCTAATGTTTCGCATAGCTAGTAGTAAAAAATATGATCATAAACGAATAGCAAATAATCGCCAACAACGGAGAATGAAATGCTAAGTTGAACCGACATAATCCTCAAATCCCGGAATCCATTATGTCTTTTTGAGTTCCTTACTGGTAGGTCTTCTGACTTTTCTCGTACCGGAAGCCTTCCCGTTCGGCACGAACAGTGGCTAAGATATTCCGGCACACTAGGTGAGAATTTACAGCTGCGGGTACAGTTCCAGATTTACGCTGGATTCCCTTACATTGGGCATCGTAAAACACCCAATTACCAATCGGGGGCAAATGTAATGGATTTTAACATGCAAACAAGCGCCTCTTTTCGGAAAGACGACTTACATTGGCTGCCGACAGCTATCCAATAAACTCTAAACTACCATCGAAACAGCAGGGTAGGCAAATGCAAAAAAGGAGGTAAGCCGACAAAAAAAGATATAAGCAAATGTGCCTATCGCTATTTAGCCGTAGCAAGGACAGTTCCAAACCATTTTGGATGGTTAATACAAACCAGCTACCGTAATATGGCAAAAGGCTAACCACAGGGCCAACAACTGTTGCAAAACACTTTTTTCGAAGGTATTATTTAGCGCTACAAATGCCCAAAAGAAAGGATAAACGCTAATTTGCAAACCATCTTTTAAATCGTAATCCTACTATAAGCATGCTAAAATTTAACCATTCGAAAAACATCTCGCTCGAAGTAGAATTGCGATTTGCTAGATAGAATACTTTGCAAGTCAACCTTACATAAAGAAAAATCTAACTACCAAACCTAAAAAACATGAGGATTACCATCGTTTGCTTACTTGCTCTTTTTCTTTCGACAACAGGTGCTAAGGCCCAAGAATCGGCAGATAAACGAATAATAAACCATCTGAACCAAAATAGCTGGTTTGCGCTGGAGGAAGACTACCCAAAGATGAAGGACAAAATTCAGACACCTGTTCTTAAAGGTCTTTCAGAAGTAATGATTAATATACGTTTCAATCAACCGCAAAAGGCACTTACTGGCATAGACTCCCTCCTTGCCCACTGCCAAAGCGAGTTAGGATCTTCGAATGTTTGCAGCATGGTACTATTTAAGAGTAAAATACTTGGGGAACAAGGCTGCTATGCCCAGAGTGCAGATCTTCTCTACCGCTTTCTCGATCAAATACCTGAAGCAGCAAGAAAGGAGAACTTCTCCTTCTATACCCAGCTAGCAAATTACTATAACGAGGTACGTAACGAGCAGAAGCCCGAGATTATTCGGCCAAATAGAGACACCGAACTTCCGCTGAGCATCAAAAAAGCAGGAAGAGGCATGCTGATGTTTGTACCTGTTACCATACACGGAAAAACCTACCCCTTTATCTTTGATACCGGTGCAAGTTCATCGGCTGTTTCAGAACGGCTGGCAGCTGAAATAGGCTTTCGAACAGTCCGCGATTCGATGCATATTGAAGGTGTAGGTAGTGGAACCGGTAGATGTGGAACCGTAGATAGCATAATGGTTGGAGATATCGCCTTTAAGCATCCCATTTTTACCATCATACCTTCCAACCCAGAAGTTGATACCGTGTATCAGATAGATGCCATACTGGGGCTTGATTTTATTCGGATGGTTGGCGAGACGCAGCTCTATCCGCGCGATGGGAAAGTTATTTTCCCTCTCCAGCAAAGCAGCCTACCACCAACAGGTCGCAACCTGATGCTTGACGAAGGCCAATCGTACCTAAAGGCATACTCGGGAGACGAACGGCTGATATTCCACTTCGACACAGGTGACGTAAAAGGAGATCTATTTAACCCCTACTATCTCAGACATAAGAAGATGATTGACAGCAAGGGGACTAAAGACACATATCGAGGAGGCGGATTTGGAGCCATGCAAACCGTTAATATTATTCGGTTAGCACATATCCCGCTAACCGTTAGTGGAACAGCATTCGAATTAACGAACATTGCGGTTGCCCCCCAAACAGTTACTAAAGTGCAAAAAGATGAGGATGGATCGATGGGAATGGATTTTATTAACCTATTCCGAAAAGTCACCATAAACTACAATAAAATGTTCTTAACCATCGAAAAGTAGCCATTGCAGACTAAACTATTTATGCCGACGAAACTAGGTTCACCAACCATCATAATAAAGCGGCTATTTGAATAGTCACCTTATTATCGATGCCTATAGAGATTGGCAATGCAGCCTCATCCTATTTCCCCGCTAGCCATATTATAAATCAGCAAGCGAGGCTAGGTAACGGGTTGGCTACGCCGAACTCGCCCAAAGCGATCGGTTCAGACCGCAATCAAAAGTAACTAAAAAACAAAGCGCAACCGTGGTAGTGGCTGCGCTAATGAAAACCATTACTTATGTTCGACGCCATTGCAACCGAAACGACTCGCAACGAAATGGAGAGCAGCGTAGCCAACCGAGCTCAGCGTAGCTAAATGCAGATGGACCCGGTGCATTTATTCGTCTTATCTAGCAATAAGTATTGTGTGAATATTAGTTTTGTTCCTCATTTTTCGGACTAAGGAGTACACGGCAAGCGCCATAAACGAACCATAAATAATTAATACCTTAGGAATACCTAAGCCTGCGACTAACAAAACAACAGAAGCAACAGAACGCTGATTCCCGACAACCTCGTACTCATTCCCACTTTCGATACCTGCCGCCAAAATAACCGTCCATAAGAACAACAAGAAAATTACAGCCATTGCTATCAAAGGCTTTTTTACAGCGCTAGTGTTGCAAAATTTTTCAACCTTGTAGGTGGTGTTGGGGATAATCTCCTTAAAGCTATCGAACACTTCCTGCCTACGAGCATCATCCCTAATCCGAATATGCTCTTCCGACTCCTGTCCAAAATAAACTTGAATATACTTTTTATTATCCTGAAGCTGAATTGATTTTATATACTGAAACGGAATTCCAAATACGTCATCAGCAACCCTATCATTCATAATATCCACCTCGTACTGATGCAGATTATGTGCTTTGGGATTTGCTTTCAATATTTTATCCTTAGCTACTGCAATAATCTTATCGTCCCCTTTTTCTGCATTAATCCAAACTCTTT
This is a stretch of genomic DNA from Alistipes sp. ZOR0009. It encodes these proteins:
- a CDS encoding retropepsin-like aspartic protease, coding for MRITIVCLLALFLSTTGAKAQESADKRIINHLNQNSWFALEEDYPKMKDKIQTPVLKGLSEVMINIRFNQPQKALTGIDSLLAHCQSELGSSNVCSMVLFKSKILGEQGCYAQSADLLYRFLDQIPEAARKENFSFYTQLANYYNEVRNEQKPEIIRPNRDTELPLSIKKAGRGMLMFVPVTIHGKTYPFIFDTGASSSAVSERLAAEIGFRTVRDSMHIEGVGSGTGRCGTVDSIMVGDIAFKHPIFTIIPSNPEVDTVYQIDAILGLDFIRMVGETQLYPRDGKVIFPLQQSSLPPTGRNLMLDEGQSYLKAYSGDERLIFHFDTGDVKGDLFNPYYLRHKKMIDSKGTKDTYRGGGFGAMQTVNIIRLAHIPLTVSGTAFELTNIAVAPQTVTKVQKDEDGSMGMDFINLFRKVTINYNKMFLTIEK